From a single Herbiconiux sp. SALV-R1 genomic region:
- a CDS encoding fumarylacetoacetate hydrolase family protein, with product MSTIETTPSTWAGTAERALPADRYAGALVGRAWVPEVEGPSPVLVTEEGVFDISASYSTVAALAESADPAAAAREAAAAASATRLGSFDELYANTPAETRDPKRPWLLAPVDLQTLKAAGVTFAVSMIERVIEERVRGDIDAAARMRESILAEIGTDLSEVKPGSDAAVALKRYLVEQGLWSQYLEVGIGPDAEIFTKGPTLSAMGPAVQVGVLSTSSWNNPEPEVALLVDSTGRIVGATLGNDVNLRDVEGRSALLLPKAKDNNASCALGPLIRLFDDGFDLDTVRRMRVTLELDAGEGGDGFHLDGSSEMAQISRDPIDLVGQLVGPQHQYPDGAVLMLGTMFAPIVDRDEPDRGFTHKTGDIVRISASELGSLVNQVEQSERCEPWRFGIRSLMANLARRRLL from the coding sequence ATGAGCACCATCGAGACCACGCCCAGCACCTGGGCGGGGACAGCCGAGCGGGCGCTGCCCGCCGACCGTTACGCCGGCGCGCTCGTGGGGCGGGCCTGGGTCCCCGAGGTCGAGGGGCCCTCGCCGGTGCTCGTCACCGAGGAGGGCGTATTCGACATCAGTGCGAGCTACTCCACCGTGGCGGCGCTCGCCGAGAGCGCCGATCCGGCGGCGGCGGCGCGCGAGGCTGCGGCAGCAGCATCCGCCACCCGGCTCGGCTCGTTCGACGAGCTCTACGCCAACACGCCCGCCGAGACCCGCGACCCGAAGCGGCCGTGGCTGCTCGCCCCCGTCGACCTGCAGACCCTCAAGGCCGCCGGCGTCACCTTCGCCGTCTCGATGATCGAGCGCGTGATCGAAGAACGCGTGCGCGGCGACATCGACGCGGCGGCACGGATGCGCGAGAGCATCCTCGCCGAGATCGGCACCGACCTGAGCGAGGTCAAGCCCGGCTCAGACGCCGCCGTCGCCCTGAAGCGCTACCTCGTCGAGCAGGGCCTCTGGAGCCAGTACCTCGAGGTGGGCATCGGTCCCGACGCCGAGATCTTCACCAAGGGCCCGACCCTCTCGGCGATGGGCCCCGCGGTGCAGGTGGGCGTGCTCTCCACCTCCTCGTGGAACAACCCCGAGCCCGAGGTGGCCCTGCTCGTCGACAGCACCGGCCGCATCGTCGGCGCCACCCTCGGCAACGACGTGAACCTGCGCGACGTCGAGGGCCGCTCGGCCCTGCTGCTGCCGAAGGCCAAAGACAACAACGCCTCCTGCGCGCTCGGCCCCCTCATCCGCCTGTTCGACGACGGCTTCGACCTCGACACGGTGCGACGGATGCGCGTGACACTCGAACTCGACGCAGGCGAGGGCGGAGACGGCTTCCACCTCGACGGCAGCTCGGAGATGGCGCAGATCAGCCGCGACCCGATCGACCTCGTGGGGCAGCTCGTCGGCCCGCAGCACCAGTACCCCGACGGCGCCGTTCTCATGCTCGGCACCATGTTCGCCCCCATCGTCGACCGCGACGAGCCCGATCGCGGCTTCACCCACAAGACCGGCGACATCGTGCGGATCTCGGCATCCGAACTGGGTAGTCTGGTCAATCAGGTCGAGCAGAGCGAGAGGTGCGAGCCATGGCGTTTCGGGATCCGCTCGCTGATGGCGAACCTCGCCAGGAGGCGACTGCTGTGA
- a CDS encoding enoyl-CoA hydratase/isomerase family protein: MSDVIPELGTEEITAELDEQVLVVTLNRPQKLNSVTQEMSDALVVLAEWANDIDAVRVVVLTGAGERSFCAGSDIRQLDKYATPWDFRNRTDYCDALRELRKPVIAAVNGYAFGGGLETAMTCDIRIASTTASFAAPEIKLGWIGGGGMSTFLGHSIGASNAALMLLTGDPIDAQRALGWGLVSELVEPAELVPRAVELARVIASRPPIAAETAKANLRAAYNLPQDAAIAYERDLQTVTFATDDAAEGRAAFAEKRPGVFRRR, encoded by the coding sequence ATGAGCGACGTCATTCCCGAGCTCGGCACCGAGGAGATCACGGCCGAGCTCGACGAGCAGGTGCTCGTGGTCACCCTCAACCGGCCGCAGAAGCTCAACTCGGTGACGCAGGAGATGTCGGATGCGCTGGTCGTGCTCGCCGAGTGGGCGAACGACATCGACGCGGTGCGGGTGGTCGTGCTCACGGGCGCGGGGGAGCGGTCGTTCTGTGCGGGCTCCGACATCCGTCAGCTCGACAAGTACGCCACCCCGTGGGACTTCCGCAACCGCACCGACTACTGCGATGCGCTGCGTGAGCTGCGCAAGCCCGTGATCGCCGCGGTGAACGGGTACGCATTCGGTGGGGGGCTCGAGACGGCGATGACGTGCGACATCCGCATCGCGTCGACGACCGCCTCGTTCGCTGCGCCCGAGATCAAGCTCGGGTGGATCGGCGGCGGCGGCATGAGCACCTTCCTCGGCCACTCCATCGGGGCGAGCAACGCGGCGCTGATGCTGCTCACGGGAGACCCGATCGACGCGCAGCGAGCGCTCGGGTGGGGTCTCGTGTCGGAGCTCGTCGAGCCGGCCGAGCTGGTGCCGCGGGCCGTCGAGCTGGCCCGCGTGATCGCCTCTCGCCCGCCGATCGCCGCCGAGACCGCGAAGGCGAACCTGCGTGCGGCCTACAACCTGCCCCAGGATGCGGCGATCGCCTACGAACGCGACCTCCAGACCGTCACCTTCGCCACCGACGACGCCGCCGAGGGCCGCGCCGCCTTCGCCGAGAAGCGCCCCGGCGTGTTCAGGCGCCGCTGA
- a CDS encoding carbohydrate ABC transporter substrate-binding protein, protein MSGYRGITWDHPRGRNALTAAAAGAGAAAASGGTATSSATAGVPTAGAAVSAATAPPPVDLTWSAHSLEHFESHPIDELARAYDLIVLDHPHLGEALELHSLQPMDAVVGAERIERWSRESVGPSFDSYSADGYQWALPLDAATQVAVHKPRLVPAAPETWAEVEELSRRAPVALSLAGPHAFLTFASLCVAFGEEVPAHPEFGFVSRATASAVLETMRSIGSRIPAGSELQNPIALLERMSAGDDIAYCPLVYGYVNYSGAEVRFADAPSVTHGGRRGSTIGGTGLAVSAHAEVTPELVAHIAWLMSPEAQRRFIPQHDGQPSARAAWTDPAVDRAASGFYSGTLATIEQSWVRPRYAGYIPFQSEASAIVRGVVLGEVGIDEGIDRLEAAFAASAAASVSPIREKVTR, encoded by the coding sequence GTGAGCGGCTACCGCGGCATCACCTGGGACCACCCGCGCGGGCGCAACGCGCTGACCGCGGCGGCGGCCGGCGCTGGCGCGGCCGCAGCGTCGGGTGGCACGGCCACGAGCAGCGCCACCGCGGGGGTCCCCACCGCGGGAGCCGCCGTCTCCGCCGCCACCGCACCACCCCCCGTCGACCTCACCTGGAGCGCGCACTCGCTCGAGCACTTCGAGTCGCACCCCATCGACGAGCTCGCCCGCGCGTACGACCTCATCGTGCTCGACCACCCGCACCTGGGCGAGGCGCTCGAGCTGCACTCCTTGCAGCCGATGGATGCCGTGGTCGGCGCCGAGCGCATCGAACGCTGGTCGCGCGAGAGCGTCGGGCCCTCCTTCGACTCCTACTCGGCCGACGGCTACCAGTGGGCGCTCCCGCTCGACGCCGCCACGCAGGTCGCGGTGCACAAGCCGCGCCTGGTGCCCGCGGCGCCCGAGACCTGGGCCGAGGTCGAGGAGCTCTCCCGCCGCGCACCCGTCGCGCTCTCGCTCGCGGGCCCGCACGCCTTCCTCACCTTCGCGTCGCTCTGCGTGGCCTTCGGCGAGGAGGTGCCCGCGCATCCGGAGTTCGGATTCGTCTCGCGGGCCACCGCATCCGCCGTGCTCGAGACGATGAGGTCGATCGGCTCACGCATCCCCGCGGGGTCGGAGCTGCAGAACCCCATCGCGCTGCTCGAGCGCATGAGCGCCGGCGACGACATCGCCTACTGCCCGCTCGTCTACGGCTACGTGAACTACTCGGGTGCCGAGGTGCGATTCGCGGATGCTCCTTCCGTCACCCACGGGGGCCGCCGCGGCTCCACCATCGGCGGCACCGGGCTCGCCGTGAGCGCGCACGCCGAGGTGACGCCCGAGCTCGTGGCGCACATCGCGTGGCTGATGTCTCCCGAGGCGCAGCGGCGCTTCATCCCGCAGCACGACGGGCAGCCGTCGGCGCGCGCCGCCTGGACAGACCCAGCCGTCGATCGGGCCGCGAGCGGCTTCTACTCGGGCACGCTCGCCACGATCGAGCAGTCGTGGGTGCGGCCGCGGTACGCGGGGTACATCCCGTTCCAGAGCGAGGCGTCGGCGATCGTGCGGGGCGTCGTGCTCGGCGAGGTCGGCATCGACGAGGGGATCGACCGGCTCGAGGCGGCGTTCGCGGCGTCGGCTGCAGCATCCGTTTCCCCCATCAGAGAGAAGGTCACGCGATGA
- a CDS encoding CaiB/BaiF CoA-transferase family protein — translation MTDSGADTASAASAPEVLSGIRVLDCSIAMAGPFAAQRLGDLGADVIKVEPPTGEWQRHAAAGGATGNRINVSFLSLNRNKRSIGVDLKSAEGKEILYELVKSADVFLQNYRPGVAGRLGVDYETLREINPSLVYVSISGYGEDGPYRNRPGQDLLLQAMSGAMLSAGTAGNPPTPAGQYLVDAVTASTAFEGVLAALFHRERTGQGQLVSVNMLDAITTLQMQELSVFTVGGVGQHRSEQPHAHVYIRAPYGAFSTADGYLALAMPDLHTLGEVIGEPSFLGMDTETDSWAHRDEIYRKTAERLTTRTTAEWMEALGAVGIWAGPVYGYQDLVDDEQIKHNGTFIEYEHPTEGLVKTPGFPYKLSATPARIDRGAPLTGEHTREILVELGYDDARVDELAAAGAVAVEDAVPEPAGEPA, via the coding sequence ATGACTGACTCCGGCGCGGACACCGCATCCGCAGCATCCGCACCCGAAGTGCTCTCGGGCATCCGGGTGCTGGACTGCTCCATCGCCATGGCAGGCCCGTTCGCGGCCCAGCGCTTGGGTGACCTCGGCGCCGACGTCATCAAGGTCGAGCCGCCCACCGGCGAGTGGCAGCGGCACGCGGCAGCGGGAGGGGCGACGGGCAACCGCATCAACGTCTCCTTCCTCTCGCTCAACCGCAACAAGCGCTCCATCGGGGTCGACCTCAAGTCGGCCGAGGGCAAGGAGATCCTCTACGAGCTGGTGAAGTCGGCCGACGTCTTCCTGCAGAACTACCGGCCCGGAGTCGCAGGACGCTTAGGCGTCGACTACGAGACGCTGCGCGAGATCAACCCGTCGCTCGTCTACGTCTCCATCTCGGGCTACGGCGAAGACGGCCCGTACCGCAACCGACCCGGTCAAGACCTCCTGCTGCAGGCTATGAGCGGCGCGATGCTCTCGGCGGGCACGGCGGGCAACCCGCCCACCCCGGCCGGACAGTACCTGGTCGACGCCGTCACCGCCTCGACCGCGTTCGAGGGCGTGCTCGCCGCGCTCTTCCACCGCGAGCGCACCGGGCAGGGGCAGCTCGTCTCGGTAAACATGCTCGACGCCATCACCACCCTGCAGATGCAGGAGCTCTCGGTGTTCACCGTGGGCGGGGTGGGGCAGCACCGCAGCGAGCAGCCGCACGCGCACGTCTACATCCGGGCGCCGTACGGCGCGTTCTCGACCGCCGACGGGTACCTCGCCCTCGCCATGCCCGACCTGCACACGCTCGGCGAGGTGATCGGCGAGCCGAGCTTCCTCGGCATGGACACCGAGACCGACAGCTGGGCGCACCGCGACGAGATCTACCGCAAGACCGCCGAGCGCCTCACCACCCGCACCACCGCGGAGTGGATGGAGGCCCTCGGCGCCGTGGGCATCTGGGCCGGGCCGGTCTACGGCTACCAAGACCTCGTCGACGACGAGCAGATCAAGCACAACGGCACCTTCATCGAGTACGAGCACCCCACCGAGGGTCTCGTCAAGACACCGGGCTTCCCCTACAAGCTCTCCGCGACGCCCGCCCGCATCGACCGCGGAGCGCCGCTCACGGGGGAGCACACGCGCGAGATCCTGGTCGAGCTCGGGTACGACGACGCACGCGTCGACGAACTCGCGGCCGCCGGCGCGGTGGCGGTGGAGGATGCGGTTCCCGAGCCCGCCGGGGAGCCGGCGTGA